From Hypanus sabinus isolate sHypSab1 chromosome 26, sHypSab1.hap1, whole genome shotgun sequence:
CTCAAGCCCAGAGCATTACAGAAGGGACCCCCAGAGCTGCAGGGATATGGGAGAAGGGGAAACTGAAACTCCCTCCTGTCCTGAAGAGGGATAGTTGCAGGgatacacgggggggggggggggggggggaacaatcgTTCTCTAACCCTGGCCCCACAGACCCTCAACTCTCCCCTCCCAAAGCCCAGGATCACAAGGAACAGTCTCCGAAAGCCACAGGGCTATGTGGGATGGTTCGAATGGTCACCTCCCTCCCCACCGCTTGCCTCAGCCTGTCACAGGTGGAGCCGGCGGTGGCTCTGCAGGTTGGCTGCCTGACGGAAGGCCTTGCCACAGACGGAGCAGGTGAAGGGGCGCTCCAGGGTGTGAGTGCGGCGGTGGTTAAGGAGACTGGAGGAGCAGATAAAGCGGCGGGGGCAGATGGTGCAGGCGTAAGGGCGCTCCCCTGTGTGGGTGCGACGGTGGGTCTGTAGGATGGAGGGCTGAGCGAAGCGGCGGGGGCACAGGGGGCAGGCGTAGGGGCGCTCCCCCGTGTGGACCCGACGGTGGGTGGCCAGCTCCCGGGCACTCTTGAAGCGCTTGGGGCAGGCAGGGCAGGGGAAGGGGCGCTCCTCGGAGTGGACGCGCTGGTGGGCCAGCAGGCTGGAGGAGCGGGCGAAGGCCTTGCCACAGAGGGGGCAGGCGAAGGGGCGCTCGCCAGTGTGAATGCGCCGGTGGGCTAGGAGGTTACGGGCCTGCCGGAAATGCTCCCCGCAGATCTCACAGGGGAAAGGGCGTTCCTCCGAGTGGACCTGCCCGTGGGTCTTGAGCTCCCGGGAGCTCTTAAAGCGCTTGCCACAGAGCCCGCAGGGGAAGGGGCGCTCGTCGGAGTGGACGCCCCCGTGGGCGGCCAGGCTGGAGGAGCGGGCGAAGGCCTTGCCGCAGAGGGTGCAGGCGAAGGGCCGCTCGCCGGTGTGGGTGCGCCGGTGGTCAAGCAGGACGGAAAGCTGGGTGAAACCCTTGCCGCACTCGGTGCAGGGGAAGGGCCGCTCGCCGGCGTGCAGGCGCCGGTGGATCTTCAGCTCCTTGGCACTCTTGAAAGGGCGGCCGCATTCAGGGCAGGGGAAGGGCCGCTCGTCGGAGTGGACCCGCTGATGGGCGGCCAGGCTGGAGGAGCGCGCGAAGGCCTTGCCACAGAGGGGGCAGGCGAAGGGCCGCTCGCCGGTGTGGCCTCTCTGGTGGGTCAGCAGGTTGGATGAGTAGATGAAGCCCTTGCCGCAGACAGGGCAGACAAAGGGGCGCTCGCGGGTGTGACTGCGACGATGGATGGCCAACTCTGAGGGGTAGTTGAAGCCCCGGCCACAGTCCCCGCACTTGTAGGGACGCTCACCGGCCGGCCGGCAGCGGTGCCGCGACAGGTTGGAGGAGCGCCGGAATCCCAAGCCACAGCCCGGGCAGGAGAAGGGCTTGTCCGACCCACCCCTGGGACCAGGAACTCCACCACAGCTGGGCGACCCTCCCACCACCACCATCTGCActgccccctcctcctcttcctccccaTCGGCCGTGTCAGGCCCATCCCCACCCACACCCTCCGTCCTGTCAGACCTGACCCCATCTACCTCATCGGCCGTGTCAGGCCCATCTCTACCCTCCCCCTCCATCCTGTCAGACCTGACCCCATCTACCTCATCGGCCGTGTCAGGCCCATCTCCACTCACCCCCTTCATCGTGTGAGGCCTGTCCCCATTTACCCCATCGGCCGCGTCAGGCCCATCTCTACCCTCCCCCTCCATCCTGTCAGACCTGACCCCATCTACCCCATCGGCCGCGTCAGGCCCATCCCCATCCACACCCTCCGTCGTGTCAGGCCTGTCCCCTTCTGCCATGTGAGGCCCGTCCCCACCCACCCCATCTGCCGTGTCAGGCCTGTCCCCAGTCAACCCCTCCGCCATGGTGGGGTTCTCCTCCTCCCGCTCCTTCCCCTCTGTGGTGGGAGCCTCTGGCGGATCCATCCTGGAAGCACCTagaggtgaggtgagggggagggaggaggagaggtgcGGGGCgggaggggagaagaggaaggtgagggaagggaggagagtgaggaggttaGGAACAGTCACGAGAGCAGAGTTTGATCTGTTTGAACAGTATACAAAGCAATCATAAACCAAATCCAAtgggggggtggaggagaggaaaGGAAGGGTGGAGGCAGAAAGGAGGAACGGTGTGAGGAACAATTACCGCCCCAAAAGCAGAGCAGGGTCAGTCCCAGGGCCTTCTGCCCTCCAGGGCCATGCTACCTTGCTCTTTGCTGATTTGCCCCCATTGAGATCTGTAGCCCTTGGTACTGGAGTTTAAGGGTATCGTAGAGCAGGGAGAGCGAGGGGTGCAGGTGtccctgaaagtggcagcacaggaCCGGCAAAGGCACAACAGCCTTCATCGATGGCTGAGTCCAAGCTCTGGGACGTGCAGGGTGCTGAGGATCAGAGTGGCCCAgaagtacaggtacacggttccctgaaaacGAAGTGGAAAACATGTCTGCTACACTGTCAGTCGGAGCACTGAGTACggggtgttatgttgaggttgtacAAGACGTTGGAGTACTAAGTTCAGTTTTTACTGTAGGAGAGATGTTGTTAAATTGCAGGGGAAGGCTTTTATCGGGAGTGGAGGGTTTGAGAGACTGGATAGGATTGGGATGGTTTTCTCCGGCgcaaaggaggctgagggatAACCTTGTAAAGATTTATGCTGTTGCTCGTTCTAGAGGaccagagttataaggaaagattgaataggttaatagGACTTTATTCTTGGAATGCGGTAGATCGACGGAAGACTTATTAGAagcatacaaaactatgagggctatagatatggtaaatgcaagcaggctttttccactgtggtgGGGTGGACaactaggggtcatgggttaagggtgaaaggtgaaaaggggaaacttcactcagagggtggaacaagctgccagtgtagGGCATGTGAAAACTCAATTTCAATggttaagtgaagtttggataggtacatggatggtaaggtcgatgggagtaggcagtttaaatgatttcagCATGAatttgatgggccgaagggcctgtttctatgctaaaCTTCCCTATTACTCTCAAGCTATGAAGGGCAAAGTGTGTTTCCCCAGGTTGGAGAATTAAGAACTAGAAAGCACAGATTTATAGgaaattgaggggcaactttttttacccagagggggttgaagcaggtacattaacatCATTGAAAAGGGACTCgtagatttattatccttctcaactctattctcctgctttAACCCGTAACCCCGGTGCCCTTACCAAGTACAGAAGGCACACAAACCCGTTTTTTTACTGTGGCAGTACCTGAGGTAATGCACGTATTTCCCATCTCCTTATTTGAGGAGCCTCCAAGATGACCACAACCTCATTGTTGAGTTTGGAGGCTTGTGAGCCTCAATCATCCAGGGaactgtgttggctggagtcagggctttatgctttagctcttggcaggatcacccatgccaaacaggtcagaggGCAGACCTCctggctcggggggggggggtgggggggtggggaaggtcaGCTCAGGGTtaccaaccctgactggtaaaacaaaactgcggaGTCTTCACCCGGGACTTGTAAGACCGACTGTGGTGAAAACCAAGGGGAAGATTCTGATACGATGAACATCGCCAGGGATGGAGGGCCAGCGGCATTAACAGGCAGTAGGTTTCTCGAGGGTATAGAGGAGGTTGATTCTCAATAAGGGGGATTAGCATATgatgagagattgagtcaccagAGACTATACTCATCAGAATTCGAAACAATGACAGAGGATCTTATAGAAATGTAAAATTGTGAAAGGGGTACAGAAGATCAGGTCAGGAAAGTTGTGAAGCTAGAATTAGGGGATGTAACCTCCAGATTGGCAgaaggaggtgaggagaaactgcttttctgagagggtagtgaatctctggaagtcTCTGCCCTGGGAAGCAGGAAGGGCTAGCTCGCAAAATATACTTAATACACAGTTAGATCAAGGTTTGCATAGTAAGGGTATTAAGAGTGAAggggggaaaaggcagggaggtggagctgagtccatgatcttattgaacggcaGAGCTGgattgacaggccagatggcctatcgCTGCTCCTGTTTCCTAAGTTCTTATAAACCAATTGGGAACTAGGTAACAAAGAAGGCATCAGGGGCTGTACAAACCACCAGCTTGACCACACTTGGTTGTATCGTCCACGGTTCTCCCCACCACACTATTGTGATCGAGATAAAGAAGGGACAAAAGGTAACGGTCAGGgtgttacctggattagagagggctgTGGTTttgaggagaggttggacaagttTCTTTTACTTCCTGGAATGCAGGAGGCTGACAGGGTTTACTGGTACATAGAAACAGTCCGTTTTGCATGCTATCCATTTTACCTCATCAGTTTCACAGGCGGCACAGGGAAAATGGCAACAGAGTGTTAcgcttacagagaaagtgcagagaggTAGACCAGAACCTGGTCATGTGGTCACGAACGTACTGGGAGTAGAGCCAGGCACTGAGGACAATCGCAGGCAGAGGAGTTGCTGACTTTTCGTGTGGTGGCAAGAAGTCACGGATCCAAAGGGAGGGGCTGTCCCAGAGTGGGTAAACCAATTTACCTGTTTATGGTTATGATTGAGTAGACTGTCAGGTCAAGGGATGACTAGGGACctttcaatagtcttacagcagctgggtagaagctgtccttggaccCGATGATAGGTGTTGTCAGGCTTTtgcatgggagaggggagagagtgtccgggtggatggggtctttgattaaactaacgacagaaccagaatcaggtttaatatcaccagcatatgtcgtggaatttgttaattttgctgtAGCAGTACAAAGAAAAACatgatatagaaaaaaaaagatctACAGTATGTatgttaaattaaaataatagtgtaaaaaacagaaattaaaaaaattagtgaggtagtgttcatgggtctaatgtccattcagaaatcagatggcagagaggaagaagctgttcttgaatcattgagtgagcgttctgtgcctccttcctgacagtaacaatgacaagagggcatgacccaagtggtgggggtccttagtgatggaggCCGCCTTTGTGAGGTGCCACTCCCTGAAGGTACCttgaatactatggaggctagcacccatgatgaaactgactaactttacaactctcgacagtttattttgatcctgtgcagtagcctcccccataccagacggagaTGCAGGAATTGTAGACAGAGTTGATGGAGGGGAATCACGAGGGTCACTGACAGAGTAGGTAGAGGCCACCCAGGGCAGAGGAAggtaaaaaataattaaattggTTTATTGGCTCAGGTACAAGCCTGCCTTGCATTCTGAGGTAGCACAGTGCAAAAGCAAGAAGAGAATGCACAACTTACAGAGAGGGCAGAgagtaaggtgcaaggccatgacgAGGTAGATTTTGAAGTCACACTAGATGTCATTGCACTAGGGATCGAGTGGTCCTTGAGCCAAAGAGCACAGTTCCAGGGAGAAGGGGATCTGCGGGGAAGGGGCGTTTGCGTGTGGAACAAAGAAGTGATGGAGGCAGGTATAATTACAACGTTTAAAAGGTGATTGAACAGGAAGGTTCTGAGGGATCTGGGCTCAGGGCAGGCAAACTGAGGGTAGACCGGTACCTGGGCTGCAGGGACAAGGTGGTTCGAAGAGCCTGCTTCGGTATTCCGAAACCATTAGCAAAACGGTTCTGACACATACCTGAAGGAACGTTACGGAGTTCTAGAGCCCAGTCACGGTTTGATGAATCCcgcctgggggagggggggtggtctcctggtgaggaagagaCAGACAGCATTGAGGGGTGAACAGTAGCAGCGCGGGACAGGACATGCATGCAAAGCCAGGGGGCATCTGCCCGTTAGCCCTTCCTCCCCAAGAGGTACAGCGTGCAGTAAGCCTTTCCGACCTTGGAGCTGCACTGGCTCAGCAGCTGTTCATTAACCCAGTTTCACCCTGAcctgatttacaatgaccacttaacctatctggtacgtctctggactgtgggaggaaacgcatGCACTCAATGGGGAGGATGTAAAGAGACTCCTCAAAGgacgctggaactgaactccgaacCCCCTAAGCCCCCCCGAGCTGTCACAATGTCGCACTAACCACGATGGTGCCAGCGGTCGGACGGTGGGGCAGGGGTACGCACACAAACGAGTCAACGGGAGCCAGGAGACCCCGGCACCCAGTGTGATCGCGGCTGACCTCTGCTTTCCTCAGCTGCTCTTTGGCCCTGTCCTCAGCAATCCTGCACCCTCCAAGCACTGGCAAATTATTATGGACACGCAGTGGCGattctgactgtctgcatcacagcctggtacagaagCTCCAACGAACAGGATGACAGGAGGCTGCacactcagccagctgcatcacgggctcaacccaccccaccaccaaggGCATCtacaagaggtggtgcctcaaggaGGCAGGACCTTCCCCCTCCAGGATACGCCCTGTCCTTgttactaccatccgggaggcggtacaggagctggaagacccacactcaatggttcaggacAGCCTTATCCCCCTGCCATCCTGAACAGTCCAGGAAGACCACTTCATTCTGCTTTCTCTTTGCATgccatcaggggttcccaacctgggctccatggacccctcagttaacggTAGGGATACAAAAG
This genomic window contains:
- the LOC132381387 gene encoding gastrula zinc finger protein XlCGF57.1-like isoform X2, producing the protein MVSEYRSRLFEPPCPCSPGASRMDPPEAPTTEGKEREEENPTMAEGLTGDRPDTADGVGGDGPHMAEGDRPDTTEGVDGDGPDAADGVDGVRSDRMEGEGRDGPDAADGVNGDRPHTMKGVSGDGPDTADEVDGVRSDRMEGEGRDGPDTADEVDGVRSDRTEGVGGDGPDTADGEEEEEGAVQMVVVGGSPSCGGVPGPRGGSDKPFSCPGCGLGFRRSSNLSRHRCRPAGERPYKCGDCGRGFNYPSELAIHRRSHTRERPFVCPVCGKGFIYSSNLLTHQRGHTGERPFACPLCGKAFARSSSLAAHQRVHSDERPFPCPECGRPFKSAKELKIHRRLHAGERPFPCTECGKGFTQLSVLLDHRRTHTGERPFACTLCGKAFARSSSLAAHGGVHSDERPFPCGLCGKRFKSSRELKTHGQVHSEERPFPCEICGEHFRQARNLLAHRRIHTGERPFACPLCGKAFARSSSLLAHQRVHSEERPFPCPACPKRFKSARELATHRRVHTGERPYACPLCPRRFAQPSILQTHRRTHTGERPYACTICPRRFICSSSLLNHRRTHTLERPFTCSVCGKAFRQAANLQSHRRLHL
- the LOC132381387 gene encoding zinc finger protein 883-like isoform X1, whose translation is MLFLKRKSIFRISPHSQWGAALCRPSLPQGGGWGWWASPALSSDWLEDQALPHQSSWCSSWRLVAHPSLHGPPPVTWSAAGGGGGPLSPCSKEPLSPPPFRRRSCARSGDHPPSPRRDSSNRDWALELRNVPSGASRMDPPEAPTTEGKEREEENPTMAEGLTGDRPDTADGVGGDGPHMAEGDRPDTTEGVDGDGPDAADGVDGVRSDRMEGEGRDGPDAADGVNGDRPHTMKGVSGDGPDTADEVDGVRSDRMEGEGRDGPDTADEVDGVRSDRTEGVGGDGPDTADGEEEEEGAVQMVVVGGSPSCGGVPGPRGGSDKPFSCPGCGLGFRRSSNLSRHRCRPAGERPYKCGDCGRGFNYPSELAIHRRSHTRERPFVCPVCGKGFIYSSNLLTHQRGHTGERPFACPLCGKAFARSSSLAAHQRVHSDERPFPCPECGRPFKSAKELKIHRRLHAGERPFPCTECGKGFTQLSVLLDHRRTHTGERPFACTLCGKAFARSSSLAAHGGVHSDERPFPCGLCGKRFKSSRELKTHGQVHSEERPFPCEICGEHFRQARNLLAHRRIHTGERPFACPLCGKAFARSSSLLAHQRVHSEERPFPCPACPKRFKSARELATHRRVHTGERPYACPLCPRRFAQPSILQTHRRTHTGERPYACTICPRRFICSSSLLNHRRTHTLERPFTCSVCGKAFRQAANLQSHRRLHL